One window from the genome of Pedobacter schmidteae encodes:
- a CDS encoding SusC/RagA family TonB-linked outer membrane protein has protein sequence MKILIVLMIAFLTQVSAATFAQKITLHEKNASLLSVFEKINKQCGFNFLVDIELLNTATPINIAVKNEDVQVVLAKIFANQPLSYSVQDKAVLVSRKQSSYLDKARELMLNLIKNIDLKGRILDEKAKPLYGASVSVQGGNRVVTTNDKGEFTLTNVDENAVIQVSFVGYKNRYIAANKIKSNPDIYLEIDAAELDEVQVMVNTGYQTLSKERSAGSFAKPDIDILRNRSGSTNILQRLDGLVPGLTVNNAPSASDNPLLVRGLSTLGFSKTGGRLLTNRNPLYVVDGIPLDDVSMVNPQDVDDITVLRDATAASIWGARASNGVIIIATKKGVAGDKVKIQYDSYVNLQGRPDFSYIPTLNSKEFIQAAEEVFDPVVYPWAAVSSYPTYYYGVPPHERILYNRYRNLISGTQARSSLDSLAGLNNTSQIKDLWYRPAMLMNHTLSVSGGSDKYTFYVSGAFTDIKSNRPGEANRVFKINGRQDFRFGERVKLSLITDLSNNVSSSKQTIDVDNRFLPYQLFKDHTGRNLSMPYMQQLSDETRIDYQNLARISLDYNPLDEYNYNTTSKNDIFSRNILSLGVKVIKGLRFEGTYSYMRGANRAEVYNDLKSYGVRSELVHFTVAPNTATTPVYYLPSNGGTYAVDHLSQKNWTVRNQLVYDLEWNNSEHQLTLLAGQEAQEQFTMINGSKVRGYNTLLQTYGPVDYATLGNAGLDDPVWANGSSNSILSDDSFRQEQLQTRFTSYYSNVGYTYSKRYSLNASIRFDRSNLFGLDKAAQNRPVYSIGGKWELGAEEFMKGADWLDQLALRATYGITGNSPSPGTAASYDVIGVQPSPFFPGGTGAFINTASNPHLSWERTSNINLGLDFSMLNNRLQGSIDLYRKNTDNLIGSMPTNGFTGYSTIVGNVGDMQNKGVELSLRSLNIQQDDFSWSTALNISYNKNQVTKFNPFTAITTGSGLINQNFVEGYPAFAVFAYQYVGLDNLGDPLVRLADGSVTKTPKITKPQDLKYMGTYQPVWNGGLSNVFKYKAWALSVNTVFNFGNVMRRDVNQFYTDRLTQKPMADFTSGNVNSEFTRRWRVAGDEATTNIPSYLSNASLSQARRDVTYYTLADANVVSAAYLKMRDATLSYQLNAAFLKKIAVEQVTLRAQVSNVMLWKANKYGIDPEYHYAPTGARELLSNQGTLSFGLNVRF, from the coding sequence ATGAAAATCTTAATTGTGCTTATGATTGCTTTTTTAACGCAAGTTAGTGCAGCAACATTTGCCCAGAAAATAACGCTTCATGAAAAAAATGCAAGTTTATTGAGCGTTTTCGAGAAGATCAACAAGCAGTGTGGCTTTAATTTCCTGGTGGATATTGAATTGCTGAATACCGCCACTCCGATAAACATTGCGGTAAAGAATGAAGATGTGCAAGTGGTTTTGGCCAAAATATTTGCCAATCAGCCGCTCAGTTATTCGGTTCAGGATAAAGCAGTATTGGTGAGCAGAAAACAAAGCTCCTACCTGGATAAAGCCAGGGAGCTGATGTTAAACCTGATCAAAAACATAGATTTGAAAGGCAGGATACTGGACGAAAAAGCAAAGCCTTTATACGGCGCTTCGGTAAGTGTACAGGGAGGCAACCGGGTGGTAACTACCAATGACAAAGGCGAATTTACATTAACCAATGTAGATGAAAACGCAGTTATCCAGGTCAGTTTTGTAGGCTACAAAAACAGGTATATCGCTGCAAACAAAATCAAGAGCAATCCGGATATCTATCTCGAAATTGATGCTGCCGAGCTGGACGAGGTACAGGTTATGGTAAATACAGGTTATCAGACTTTATCTAAAGAAAGGTCGGCCGGGTCCTTTGCCAAACCAGATATTGATATTTTAAGAAACCGTAGTGGAAGTACCAATATCCTGCAGCGACTGGACGGACTGGTACCGGGACTTACCGTCAACAATGCCCCTTCTGCCAGCGATAACCCGCTGCTTGTCCGCGGGCTTTCTACTTTGGGCTTTTCCAAAACCGGAGGCCGCCTCCTCACCAACAGAAACCCTCTGTATGTGGTTGATGGAATTCCATTGGATGATGTGTCGATGGTGAACCCACAGGATGTAGATGACATTACCGTATTACGCGATGCAACGGCAGCTTCGATATGGGGTGCCCGGGCGTCAAACGGGGTCATCATCATTGCCACCAAAAAAGGAGTGGCTGGCGACAAAGTAAAAATACAATATGACAGCTATGTTAACCTTCAGGGCCGGCCCGACTTTAGCTATATTCCTACACTAAACAGTAAGGAATTTATTCAGGCTGCCGAGGAGGTTTTTGACCCGGTGGTGTATCCATGGGCTGCAGTTTCCTCCTACCCCACCTATTACTACGGCGTTCCTCCACACGAAAGAATTTTATACAACAGGTACAGAAACCTCATTTCCGGTACCCAGGCCAGAAGTAGCCTGGACAGCCTGGCCGGGTTAAACAACACCAGCCAGATCAAAGATCTATGGTACCGACCGGCGATGCTGATGAACCATACCCTATCGGTTTCGGGCGGAAGCGATAAGTATACCTTTTATGTCTCGGGAGCTTTTACCGACATCAAAAGCAACAGACCGGGCGAGGCGAACCGCGTTTTTAAAATCAACGGCAGGCAGGACTTCCGCTTTGGCGAACGTGTAAAATTAAGCCTGATTACAGACCTGTCCAATAATGTGAGCTCGTCAAAACAAACCATTGACGTAGACAACCGCTTTTTACCTTATCAGCTGTTTAAAGATCATACCGGCCGCAACCTGTCGATGCCTTATATGCAGCAGCTGAGCGACGAAACGAGAATAGACTATCAAAATCTGGCCCGCATCAGCCTGGATTACAATCCGCTTGATGAGTACAACTACAACACCACCAGTAAAAATGACATATTTAGCCGCAACATTCTCTCGCTTGGCGTAAAAGTAATTAAAGGCCTGCGATTTGAAGGGACTTACAGTTATATGCGAGGGGCAAACCGGGCCGAAGTGTACAACGACCTCAAAAGTTATGGCGTAAGAAGCGAGCTGGTACATTTTACTGTTGCACCCAACACGGCTACCACACCCGTTTATTACCTACCTTCCAATGGCGGTACTTATGCGGTAGACCACCTCAGCCAGAAAAACTGGACCGTCAGAAATCAGCTGGTTTACGATTTAGAGTGGAACAACAGCGAGCATCAGCTTACTTTGCTTGCCGGCCAGGAAGCCCAGGAGCAATTTACGATGATCAATGGAAGCAAAGTAAGAGGTTACAATACCTTGCTGCAAACCTACGGACCGGTTGACTATGCCACGCTTGGAAATGCCGGATTGGACGATCCCGTATGGGCCAACGGCTCTTCAAACAGCATTTTAAGCGACGATTCATTCAGACAAGAGCAATTGCAAACCAGGTTTACCTCTTATTATTCTAATGTGGGTTATACTTACAGCAAAAGATATTCACTAAATGCCAGTATCAGATTTGACCGCAGTAATCTGTTTGGTCTGGACAAAGCTGCACAAAACCGTCCCGTATATAGCATTGGCGGTAAATGGGAGCTTGGGGCCGAGGAATTTATGAAAGGAGCAGATTGGCTGGATCAGCTAGCGCTAAGGGCAACTTACGGTATTACAGGTAATTCGCCAAGTCCGGGGACAGCTGCATCCTATGACGTTATTGGTGTTCAGCCAAGCCCGTTTTTTCCGGGAGGCACAGGGGCATTTATCAATACCGCATCCAACCCACACCTGAGCTGGGAAAGAACCAGCAACATCAACCTTGGGCTGGACTTTAGTATGCTCAATAACCGGTTGCAGGGTTCAATAGATTTATATAGAAAAAATACCGACAACCTGATTGGCAGCATGCCTACCAATGGGTTTACCGGCTATAGCACCATTGTTGGAAACGTTGGCGATATGCAAAACAAAGGAGTAGAACTTTCATTAAGGTCCCTGAACATCCAACAAGATGATTTTAGCTGGAGCACTGCGTTGAATATTTCCTACAACAAAAACCAGGTAACTAAATTTAACCCATTTACAGCCATTACTACGGGAAGTGGATTGATCAATCAGAACTTTGTGGAAGGGTACCCGGCATTTGCGGTGTTTGCCTACCAATATGTAGGATTGGATAACCTGGGCGATCCATTGGTTAGACTGGCCGATGGATCGGTGACAAAAACCCCGAAAATAACCAAACCACAGGACCTGAAATACATGGGCACCTACCAACCGGTATGGAATGGCGGCCTGTCCAATGTTTTTAAATACAAAGCCTGGGCACTAAGTGTAAATACCGTATTCAATTTTGGTAATGTAATGCGCAGGGACGTGAACCAGTTTTACACTGATCGGCTTACCCAGAAACCAATGGCCGACTTTACCTCTGGAAATGTAAATTCCGAATTTACCCGTCGCTGGAGAGTGGCTGGCGATGAAGCCACAACCAATATACCTTCATACCTGTCCAATGCATCGTTAAGTCAGGCCCGCAGGGATGTTACTTATTATACGTTGGCCGATGCGAATGTGGTAAGCGCGGCCTATTTAAAAATGCGCGACGCGACATTGAGTTATCAGCTTAATGCTGCTTTTCTAAAAAAGATAGCTGTTGAGCAGGTAACCCTGCGTGCGCAGGTGTCTAATGTGATGCTGTGGAAGGCCAATAAATATGGCATCGACCCCGAATATCATTATGCCCCTACAGGAGCAAGAGAACTTCTTTCCAATCAGGGCACGCTTTCCTTTGGTTTAAATGTTAGATTTTAA
- a CDS encoding FecR family protein, with the protein MMTEKEFRELLIRYRNGQASEQEQAMLESRYLRWNEEGKPLHSVELLTEVDAEMWSALKERLQLGEPQINRRRSIWPKVASAAAVLLVVAAAFFYFNQQKKDGHTLQAGVNDVAPGKQGATLMLSNGERIKLTDVSSGELAREAGVAIRKSPDGQLIYELLQQDQGKRERNEMNTLSTAKGETYKLRLPDGSLVWLNAASSLTYAAGLNRHGKRSVKLEGEAYFEIAKDKAHPFVVESRGQEIEVLGTHFNVSSYAYEANVKTTLLEGSVQITPLQNPEKKVVLKPGEQAVATREFLILPVDVEVATAWKNGNFYFKEEPLETILYRLAYWYDVEFVYQGKKPKMIMSGIIKRSTKLSNVLELIESTGKVKFQIEGRKVFVMN; encoded by the coding sequence ATGATGACGGAAAAAGAATTTCGGGAACTACTGATCAGATACCGCAATGGGCAAGCTAGCGAACAGGAACAGGCCATGCTGGAAAGCCGGTACCTACGCTGGAACGAGGAAGGAAAACCATTACATTCCGTTGAACTATTGACTGAAGTAGATGCCGAGATGTGGAGCGCCCTTAAAGAACGCCTGCAACTGGGCGAGCCTCAAATTAATCGCAGGAGAAGCATATGGCCAAAAGTAGCTTCCGCGGCAGCTGTTCTGCTGGTTGTTGCTGCAGCTTTCTTTTATTTTAATCAGCAGAAAAAGGATGGTCATACGCTACAGGCCGGCGTAAATGATGTTGCCCCCGGAAAACAAGGGGCGACTTTGATGCTGAGCAATGGTGAACGGATCAAACTGACCGATGTAAGCAGTGGCGAACTGGCCAGAGAAGCCGGAGTGGCCATCCGTAAATCGCCCGATGGGCAACTGATTTATGAACTGCTTCAACAAGATCAGGGCAAGAGAGAGCGCAATGAAATGAATACCCTATCGACCGCCAAAGGCGAAACCTATAAACTTCGTTTACCCGACGGGTCATTGGTGTGGTTAAATGCGGCATCAAGTTTAACTTATGCGGCGGGCTTAAACAGGCACGGGAAACGCAGCGTAAAGCTTGAGGGTGAGGCCTATTTCGAAATCGCCAAAGACAAAGCGCATCCTTTTGTCGTAGAAAGCAGAGGGCAGGAAATTGAGGTATTGGGCACCCATTTCAATGTAAGCAGTTACGCTTATGAAGCAAACGTAAAAACCACTTTATTAGAAGGTTCGGTGCAAATTACCCCCTTACAAAACCCGGAAAAGAAAGTGGTATTGAAACCAGGTGAACAAGCTGTGGCGACAAGAGAATTTTTAATACTGCCGGTTGATGTTGAGGTGGCAACGGCATGGAAAAATGGCAATTTCTACTTTAAGGAAGAACCGTTGGAAACCATTTTATACCGGTTGGCTTATTGGTACGATGTTGAATTTGTGTATCAGGGAAAAAAACCGAAAATGATCATGTCGGGTATCATCAAAAGAAGCACAAAGCTATCCAACGTATTGGAGTTGATAGAAAGTACGGGCAAAGTAAAATTTCAAATAGAAGGGAGGAAGGTATTTGTGATGAATTAA
- a CDS encoding RNA polymerase sigma factor: MTTGAAYNDQELFVLLREGKPSAFAEIYNRYSTLLFIHADNKLRDKDEAKDVVQDVLAKLWEKREELDVTANLAGYLYTAVRNKIFDLIKHKKVISGYMETFFAPDANGEEYADHLIRERQFAAMIAAEIEALSPRIREVFELRRLENLSNKEVAKRLNITESTAADYMKKAIKILKPRIGLILICALMMQNRL; encoded by the coding sequence ATGACAACCGGGGCGGCATATAATGATCAGGAACTTTTTGTTCTCCTTCGGGAAGGAAAACCGTCGGCTTTTGCAGAAATCTACAACCGTTATAGCACCTTATTGTTTATTCATGCCGACAATAAACTAAGAGACAAGGATGAGGCTAAAGATGTAGTGCAGGATGTTCTGGCAAAACTTTGGGAAAAACGGGAAGAACTGGATGTAACGGCAAATCTTGCCGGATACCTATATACGGCGGTAAGGAATAAGATTTTTGATCTGATCAAACACAAGAAAGTCATCAGTGGATATATGGAGACTTTTTTTGCGCCCGACGCCAATGGGGAGGAATATGCAGATCATTTGATTCGCGAACGACAGTTTGCCGCCATGATTGCCGCCGAAATTGAAGCCTTGTCGCCACGAATACGTGAAGTATTTGAACTTCGCCGATTGGAAAATCTATCTAACAAAGAGGTAGCCAAGCGTTTAAACATTACCGAATCTACCGCTGCCGATTATATGAAAAAGGCCATCAAGATCCTAAAACCACGCATTGGCCTGATTTTAATCTGTGCTTTAATGATGCAAAACCGACTATAA
- a CDS encoding DUF1800 domain-containing protein: MRTPVKVACWVVSLLMVTVLLAAFQYETQVKPAFPYKHAGLNERQAAAHLLSRFTFGATPGQIDEVVAIGLENWFNKQLAADLPDDALQTRLSSYDAIQLSNTEVLSKYPPGFVVLQMALKDSVISKDSVGKAVDKKAYNEQIQNYMASKGLKSDQDLYKQFISQHILRAAYTKNQLREVLSDFWFNHFNVSFTKGECAQFIPAYERDVIRPNALGKFNQLLVASAKSPAMLYFLDNFTSQGAAAPASQPAMGMMMTAESPQKSKPAVPAKNVPGLNENYAREVMELHTLGVDGGYTQSDVTQAARILTGWTIYPISSTGYGSAMKGLVAKIGESNLAAKGFVREGDFLFTPNRHDKGEKLVLGKHFAANGGYQEGMELLEMLAHHPSTASFICKKLAVRFVSDDPPASLIRKMVKTFSSQDGDIRQVLLTMVNSREFWDVKALGQKTKSPFELAISSIRALNADIQQPYQLFSWMSKMGQRIYYYQAPTGFPDRGQYWINTGALLTRMNFGLALSSGRIPGVVVKLADLSVQRGKENAATALSTYSKLMIPERNLDQTYKQLIPLLQVPDVVAKAKPESPKSVAIPPPVVVANKFSGMDAVSGAEELTEKKKEVSPPVNSNVLAQVVGIIIGSPEFQRR, encoded by the coding sequence ATGAGAACACCTGTTAAAGTTGCGTGCTGGGTTGTATCGCTGTTGATGGTAACGGTATTGTTAGCTGCTTTCCAATACGAAACCCAGGTAAAACCTGCTTTCCCTTATAAACATGCAGGGTTAAACGAACGTCAGGCTGCTGCACATCTTTTAAGTCGTTTTACTTTTGGCGCAACACCGGGACAAATTGACGAGGTGGTAGCCATAGGGCTTGAAAACTGGTTTAACAAACAATTGGCAGCGGATTTGCCTGATGATGCGCTGCAAACCAGATTGAGCAGTTATGATGCCATTCAGTTGAGCAATACCGAGGTGCTGAGCAAGTACCCGCCGGGCTTTGTAGTCTTGCAAATGGCCCTAAAAGACAGTGTGATCAGCAAAGACTCTGTTGGAAAGGCCGTAGATAAAAAAGCCTACAACGAGCAGATTCAGAATTATATGGCCAGCAAGGGACTTAAATCTGATCAGGATCTGTACAAACAATTTATTTCACAACATATTTTAAGAGCCGCCTATACGAAGAATCAGTTGAGGGAAGTGTTGTCGGATTTCTGGTTCAACCATTTTAATGTCTCTTTTACAAAAGGGGAGTGCGCACAATTTATTCCCGCTTATGAAAGGGATGTCATCCGGCCAAATGCACTGGGGAAATTTAATCAGCTGCTCGTCGCTTCGGCCAAATCTCCCGCTATGTTGTATTTTCTGGACAATTTCACCAGTCAGGGGGCTGCGGCGCCGGCAAGTCAGCCGGCAATGGGAATGATGATGACGGCCGAAAGCCCGCAAAAAAGCAAACCTGCCGTGCCAGCTAAAAATGTCCCGGGATTGAACGAAAACTATGCCCGCGAGGTAATGGAACTACATACGCTGGGCGTGGATGGGGGCTACACACAGTCGGACGTAACACAGGCCGCCCGCATTTTAACCGGCTGGACCATTTATCCAATCAGTAGTACGGGATATGGCAGTGCCATGAAAGGACTGGTGGCTAAAATTGGTGAAAGTAACCTGGCCGCCAAAGGTTTTGTACGCGAAGGAGACTTTTTATTCACCCCCAACAGGCACGATAAAGGTGAAAAGCTGGTGCTGGGGAAACATTTTGCCGCCAATGGGGGGTATCAGGAGGGGATGGAATTGTTGGAAATGTTGGCCCACCATCCTTCTACGGCCAGCTTTATTTGTAAAAAACTGGCGGTCCGATTTGTAAGCGATGACCCGCCCGCCAGCTTGATCCGGAAGATGGTCAAGACATTTAGTTCACAGGACGGAGATATCCGGCAGGTACTGCTTACCATGGTCAATTCGCGGGAGTTTTGGGATGTAAAGGCCTTGGGCCAAAAAACAAAATCGCCCTTTGAACTGGCCATTAGCAGCATACGGGCCCTAAATGCCGATATTCAGCAGCCCTATCAGCTGTTTAGCTGGATGTCGAAAATGGGACAACGGATTTACTATTATCAGGCACCTACAGGTTTCCCCGACAGGGGCCAATACTGGATCAACACCGGTGCTTTGCTTACCAGGATGAACTTTGGCTTGGCACTCAGTTCGGGACGCATTCCCGGAGTTGTAGTAAAACTGGCCGATTTGAGTGTGCAAAGGGGAAAGGAAAATGCTGCCACTGCATTGAGCACCTATAGTAAACTGATGATTCCCGAACGGAACCTGGACCAGACCTATAAACAGCTTATCCCATTGCTGCAGGTACCTGATGTGGTGGCAAAAGCAAAACCCGAATCTCCTAAATCTGTAGCTATACCTCCGCCAGTAGTTGTAGCTAATAAGTTTTCGGGTATGGATGCGGTATCGGGTGCAGAAGAGCTGACCGAGAAAAAGAAAGAAGTTTCGCCCCCCGTTAACAGCAATGTACTGGCCCAGGTGGTTGGCATCATTATCGGATCACCTGAATTTCAGCGGAGATAA
- a CDS encoding TonB-dependent receptor: protein MISSFLPKILLSLCFLFSTMSLAAQEAKSLFGRVLDETGKSIPQATVSLHDLNQKIVLHGATDSAGAFKLTYAISGKYSIRIRYMGYKEYQSAVFSLADVDFGTVRLSAIQNILKGVEIKSKVNPVELKGGTIIYNVGNSIAAQGVTALEALKKAPGIYVENESNITLNGKGGAQIMLDGKQIYLSGKELIDLLKSLPSSSIKAIEIMNSPSAKYDASGSAGIINIKTNKTQLMGFSGTVTTGVAYGVSLKQNEDLALSYRSDKVNVYGSYSHFFGHYNYGYGTNRLQNGKAYNSYTDDVDKRNKMSGRLGLDYQLNDKNVIGFLASGNFIFGGGITDTKTAISIPPSADIDQSLDAINDYYGQHTSRYNFNLNYKYEDTLGHMLNVDADYGLFDKWNGNLQDNVYRDGQQELLSGNRYHTLNEIDIKLKGIKVDYTTNLWKGQLESGLKYSDVGSANDARFFHVKNGADSLDNRRSNDFKFNERVSAAYLNYKRKLGKWSFEGGLRLENSNSEGALYFRENGISKVTHIDRNYTNLFPAFSVAVKPVAKHSFSLSYSRRIERPAYQDLNPFVYMLDELSFWQGNPFLKPQLTHRLALTYAFKSATIVTLNYAYSDQFNAQVTDTLEQEKIVMVNRNMGTQQNWSLSLTQNITPAAWWDATFSGMLYYIRNDISFDAYRNLNLKQMAGRMSLQQTFTLPFKMKAEVVASYNSKRLSGANHLSRAISQVDLGLQKVFLNDKATIRLALNDIYKGNQYKSTESFPGFYAYNYGYYESRQLKLNFTYRFSKGTLKGPRVRNSALDNESGRIK, encoded by the coding sequence ATGATTTCGTCGTTTCTACCTAAAATCCTGTTATCCTTATGCTTCCTTTTCAGTACAATGTCGCTTGCGGCCCAGGAGGCCAAAAGTCTTTTCGGCAGGGTATTGGACGAAACTGGAAAATCGATACCGCAGGCCACGGTTTCTTTGCATGACTTGAATCAGAAAATAGTTTTGCATGGCGCAACAGATAGCGCCGGCGCATTCAAATTAACTTATGCCATATCCGGAAAGTACAGCATCAGGATCAGGTACATGGGGTATAAGGAATACCAGTCGGCCGTTTTTAGCCTGGCAGATGTTGATTTTGGTACCGTCCGGCTATCGGCCATCCAGAATATCCTGAAAGGAGTGGAGATCAAATCAAAAGTAAATCCCGTTGAATTGAAGGGTGGAACTATCATTTATAATGTCGGTAATAGCATTGCCGCCCAGGGTGTAACGGCATTGGAGGCCTTGAAAAAGGCGCCTGGTATTTATGTAGAAAATGAAAGTAACATTACGCTCAACGGCAAGGGAGGTGCCCAGATCATGCTGGATGGCAAACAAATTTATCTTTCGGGGAAGGAACTGATAGACCTGCTCAAATCTTTGCCTTCCAGCAGCATTAAAGCCATCGAGATCATGAACAGCCCTTCGGCAAAGTACGATGCCTCCGGATCTGCAGGAATCATCAACATCAAAACCAATAAAACGCAGTTGATGGGCTTTAGCGGAACAGTTACCACAGGTGTGGCTTATGGGGTAAGCTTGAAACAGAATGAAGACCTGGCTTTAAGCTACCGCTCTGATAAAGTAAACGTTTATGGTAGTTACAGCCATTTTTTTGGTCACTACAATTACGGCTATGGAACCAATCGCCTTCAGAATGGTAAAGCGTACAATAGTTATACAGACGATGTCGACAAACGGAATAAAATGTCGGGGCGATTGGGGTTGGACTACCAGTTGAACGATAAAAATGTCATCGGATTTCTGGCCAGCGGGAATTTTATATTCGGTGGTGGAATTACGGATACCAAAACTGCTATTTCCATTCCCCCTTCAGCTGATATTGATCAAAGTCTTGATGCGATTAATGACTATTATGGTCAGCATACCAGCCGCTATAATTTTAACCTGAACTATAAATATGAAGACACACTTGGGCATATGCTAAATGTGGATGCCGATTATGGTCTTTTTGATAAGTGGAATGGAAATCTGCAGGACAATGTTTACCGTGATGGGCAGCAGGAATTACTGAGTGGGAACCGATACCATACCCTCAATGAAATAGACATCAAATTGAAAGGAATAAAGGTTGACTATACTACCAATTTATGGAAAGGTCAGCTGGAGTCGGGATTGAAATATTCGGATGTTGGGTCGGCAAATGATGCCCGTTTTTTTCATGTGAAAAATGGTGCCGATAGTCTGGATAACCGCCGTTCAAACGATTTTAAGTTTAACGAACGCGTTTCGGCAGCTTATTTGAATTATAAGCGAAAGTTGGGCAAATGGTCTTTTGAGGGAGGCTTGCGCCTGGAAAATTCCAATTCTGAAGGGGCACTGTATTTCCGGGAAAATGGCATCAGCAAGGTGACACATATAGATCGGAATTATACCAATTTATTCCCCGCTTTTAGTGTGGCGGTAAAGCCTGTGGCTAAGCACAGTTTTTCGCTTTCTTATTCGCGACGGATTGAACGACCGGCTTATCAGGACTTGAATCCCTTTGTTTATATGTTGGATGAGCTCTCGTTTTGGCAGGGAAATCCCTTTCTGAAGCCACAACTTACCCATCGCCTGGCGCTGACCTATGCTTTTAAAAGCGCTACTATTGTAACACTTAACTATGCTTATTCCGATCAGTTTAATGCTCAGGTGACCGACACGCTGGAACAGGAAAAGATTGTGATGGTAAACAGAAATATGGGTACACAACAGAACTGGTCCTTATCATTGACCCAGAATATAACACCTGCGGCCTGGTGGGATGCCACTTTTAGTGGAATGCTCTATTATATCCGGAATGACATTTCTTTTGATGCATATAGAAATCTGAACCTGAAACAAATGGCCGGGCGAATGAGTTTACAGCAAACATTTACCCTGCCTTTTAAAATGAAAGCCGAGGTAGTAGCCTCCTACAATTCGAAAAGGCTAAGTGGAGCCAATCATCTTAGCCGGGCCATTAGTCAGGTAGACCTGGGTTTGCAAAAGGTGTTTTTAAATGATAAAGCTACCATCAGATTGGCCCTTAATGATATCTATAAGGGCAATCAGTATAAATCCACCGAGAGTTTTCCGGGTTTCTATGCTTATAACTATGGCTATTATGAGTCCCGTCAGCTGAAACTTAATTTTACCTACAGGTTTAGTAAGGGCACACTAAAAGGACCAAGGGTGAGGAATTCGGCCCTGGACAATGAAAGCGGGCGCATAAAGTAA